A genomic window from Clostridium aceticum includes:
- a CDS encoding L7Ae/L30e/S12e/Gadd45 family ribosomal protein encodes MKSKVSNLLGLAMRAGKIVSGEETCKKELKRSLYLVIVAEDASDNTKKVFSDKCSYYHVPLKFMGTKDELGHCIGKTSRATIGIKDKKFATTLLNCIDHED; translated from the coding sequence GTGAAGAGTAAAGTTAGTAATTTGTTAGGGTTGGCTATGCGGGCTGGCAAGATTGTATCAGGGGAAGAAACCTGTAAGAAGGAGTTGAAAAGAAGTTTATACCTAGTGATCGTTGCTGAAGATGCTTCTGACAATACCAAAAAGGTCTTTTCTGACAAATGTAGTTATTACCATGTACCTTTAAAGTTTATGGGTACAAAGGATGAGTTAGGACACTGCATTGGCAAAACTTCTAGAGCTACTATTGGTATTAAGGACAAAAAATTTGCAACAACACTTTTAAACTGTATAGATCATGAGGACTAG
- the rnpM gene encoding RNase P modulator RnpM, whose protein sequence is MKVRKIPLRKCIGCNEMKGKKELIRIVCNKQGEINVDLTGKAHGRGAYICNNKPCFEKIKKSKALNRAFQSEVPQEVYERLVKEISDSEE, encoded by the coding sequence ATGAAGGTAAGAAAAATTCCACTAAGAAAATGTATAGGTTGTAATGAAATGAAGGGAAAAAAAGAGTTGATTAGGATTGTTTGCAACAAGCAGGGGGAAATCAATGTGGATCTTACAGGAAAAGCTCATGGTAGAGGTGCTTATATTTGCAATAATAAACCTTGTTTTGAAAAGATAAAAAAATCAAAAGCCCTGAATCGTGCATTTCAATCAGAAGTCCCCCAAGAAGTTTACGAAAGATTGGTTAAGGAGATTAGCGACAGTGAAGAGTAA
- the nusA gene encoding transcription termination factor NusA, with translation MSTEFIEALEQIQKDKGISKEILIDAIEAALISSYKRNFGSAQNVRVEINRETGEVHVYSQKRVVEEVEDDLLEISLEEAKEIHRNYEVEDIIEREVTPRNFGRIAAQTAKQVVVQRIREAERGVVYEEFINRESDIITGTIARVAKGIVYVNLGKTEATLSPTEQIPNEQYTHGERIKTYIVEVKKTTKGPQVMVSRTHPGLIKRLFELEVPEIHEGVVEIKSISREAGSRTKIAVESKDPNVDAVGACVGPKGARVQAIVDELRGEKIDIIKYSEDPSVFIASSLSPAKVVSTEVSVENKTAKVVVPDYQLSLAIGKEGQNARLAAKLTGWKIDIKSESQVKSAD, from the coding sequence ATGAGTACAGAGTTTATAGAAGCTCTAGAGCAAATCCAAAAAGATAAGGGTATCTCAAAGGAAATACTAATTGATGCAATCGAGGCAGCACTCATCTCTAGTTATAAAAGAAATTTTGGTTCAGCACAAAATGTAAGGGTTGAAATCAATAGAGAAACTGGAGAAGTACATGTATACTCGCAAAAAAGAGTTGTAGAAGAGGTAGAGGATGATCTATTGGAGATCAGTTTGGAAGAAGCAAAAGAAATCCATAGAAATTATGAAGTAGAGGACATTATAGAACGAGAAGTAACCCCTAGAAATTTTGGAAGAATAGCAGCTCAGACTGCAAAACAGGTGGTTGTTCAAAGGATTCGGGAAGCAGAACGTGGTGTGGTATATGAAGAATTTATTAACAGAGAGTCGGATATTATCACTGGCACCATAGCTAGAGTAGCAAAAGGTATTGTTTATGTCAACCTAGGGAAAACAGAAGCAACCTTGAGTCCTACAGAACAGATACCTAATGAGCAATATACACATGGAGAAAGAATCAAAACCTATATTGTGGAGGTTAAGAAAACCACCAAGGGGCCTCAGGTGATGGTTTCTAGAACCCATCCAGGGTTGATTAAGCGATTATTTGAATTAGAGGTACCAGAAATCCACGAAGGTGTGGTAGAAATTAAAAGTATTTCCCGAGAGGCTGGCTCAAGAACAAAAATAGCTGTGGAATCAAAGGATCCTAATGTAGATGCAGTTGGAGCCTGTGTTGGGCCAAAGGGAGCCAGAGTGCAGGCAATTGTAGATGAGTTAAGGGGAGAAAAAATTGATATCATTAAGTATAGTGAAGATCCAAGTGTATTTATAGCTAGTTCTTTAAGTCCTGCAAAAGTGGTTTCTACAGAGGTAAGTGTTGAAAATAAAACAGCCAAGGTAGTAGTTCCCGATTATCAACTATCCTTAGCAATAGGCAAGGAAGGTCAAAATGCAAGATTAGCTGCAAAGTTAACTGGTTGGAAAATAGATATAAAAAGTGAAAGTCAAGTAAAATCTGCTGACTAA
- the rimP gene encoding ribosome maturation factor RimP produces MGKVKVEKITEELVTPILENENFELVDIEFKKEGPHKYLRVYIDKPEGITLDDCQKVSEQLSEKLDELDPIEENYFLEISSPGLDRPLKKDSDFEKFQGENVEVKLYEAIDNKKIIEGELIGLENDTIKLNTIDMGLVEIPREKVAITKLAIKF; encoded by the coding sequence ATGGGGAAAGTCAAAGTAGAAAAAATAACAGAAGAATTGGTAACCCCAATTCTAGAAAATGAAAACTTTGAATTAGTTGATATTGAATTTAAAAAAGAAGGACCCCATAAATATTTGAGAGTGTATATCGATAAACCAGAGGGGATCACACTGGATGATTGTCAAAAGGTCAGTGAACAATTGAGCGAAAAACTAGATGAATTAGATCCTATCGAAGAAAATTATTTTTTAGAGATTTCTTCTCCAGGTTTAGATCGACCACTTAAAAAAGATAGTGATTTTGAAAAGTTTCAAGGTGAAAATGTAGAAGTAAAGCTATATGAAGCTATCGATAATAAAAAGATCATAGAAGGTGAATTAATAGGTTTGGAAAATGACACAATTAAATTAAATACAATAGATATGGGTTTAGTAGAGATACCTAGAGAAAAAGTTGCGATTACTAAGCTTGCTATCAAATTTTAG
- a CDS encoding PolC-type DNA polymerase III, which translates to MDPLKQINFYDFANAFGIKPIASIEKTFLAGLKFYKKSKKLAINLKASEIIHQEELYFLTKQLKKNIADIKDVEIHVNYHVQFQSLEELINLNWKNLLFLLKKEIPSIKAVEGQLTWEIKDDIFSIKIPETFLTQKAKERNIEKKIQDYFKKQFDTSIKCVIFSHAEKDFDLSIYEDQKAKENVLLLDKMKKEVSLQEKSQQKPNEKVSSRPSSILLGKNFSGNVIKLSDLGNDLEVVVVEGEVFHIEDRLLNSGKTLVTFHITDYSSSITVKVFEGKNQSPSMKETLKKGQYIRVKGELFYDKYVRENVIMATDVVSVTKEEKKDLAEKKRIELHLHTQMSSMDGVSNTTQLIKTAAKWGHPAIAITDHGVVQAFPEAMEASREHGIKVIYGMEGYLVNDEDKLVNIDEEIYSLEDEYIVFDIETTGLSNKNDRITEIGAVKIKNKQIVDRFSTLVNPQATIPQKIIELTGITNEMVQEAPSIEEVLPSFLNFVGGSCLVAHNADFDMGFIRVNAKKLGCDLSSPVVDTLKLSRVLLTQLKRHKLNVVAKELGIPLENHHRAVEDAEATAKVFIKFIEMMQDKSIATLQEINQHLGKKVDISKLNTYHIMVLAQNQVGLKNLYHLVSESHLHYFYKKPRIPKSLLNKYREGLIIGSACEAGELFQALLNNAATEEVEKIAKYYDYLEVQPLGNNGFLIEKGILNGLEEIKTINQKIVALGDRFSIPVVATGDVHFLHQQDAYYRKILMTGQGFNDADNQAPLYLRTTEEMLKEFLYLGEDKAREIVIDYPNQLNEKIDPLIPIPDGTFPPEIEGSEEELRRLCYEKAERIYGHPLPNIVKDRLDREVNSIINNGYAVMYIIAQKLVTKSLKDGYLVGSRGSVGSSFAATMSDITEVNPLPPHYVCPECKFSEFITDGSFGSGADLPDKTCPKCQHQLIKDGHDIPFEVFLGFEADKEPDIDLNFAGEYQSEAHKYTEELFGEGKVFRAGTIGTIADKTAYGFVKKYLEEKQVSYNQAEVNRLTAGCTGVKRTSGQHPGGVMIVPSNRDIHEFSPIQYPANDSNAGVITTHFDYHSISGRLLKLDILGHDVPTIIKMLEDITKLNAQTIPLDDKMTMGIFTSTKDLGIEDKDYQCEVGTLGIPEFGTKFVRQMLVDTQPKTFAELFRISGLSHGTDVWLNNAQDLVRNNVAELKDVISTRDDIMNYLILKGLPAKASFKIMENVRKGKGLRPEDEEMMEENNVPKWYIDSCNKIKYMFPKAHAVAYVMMSFRIAYFKVHFPEAFYATYFTMKAEDFDADLIVKGKEAVKNKIIELENMGNTMTAKEKNLLTVLEVVLEMYCRGIGLLPVDLYKSDADRFMITGEKLLPPLKSLQGVGQNAARSIMAARENGEFLSLEDLRDRTKVTKTVIEALIQHGCIQDLPRTNQLSLF; encoded by the coding sequence ATGGATCCTTTAAAACAAATAAATTTTTATGACTTTGCTAATGCTTTTGGGATCAAACCAATAGCTTCAATAGAAAAAACATTTCTAGCAGGACTGAAGTTTTATAAAAAAAGCAAGAAATTAGCTATAAACTTAAAAGCTTCTGAAATTATTCATCAAGAAGAATTATACTTTTTAACAAAACAGTTAAAGAAAAATATTGCAGATATAAAAGATGTGGAGATTCATGTAAACTATCATGTTCAATTTCAGTCTTTAGAGGAGTTAATAAACTTAAACTGGAAAAATCTTTTGTTTCTTCTCAAAAAAGAGATTCCCTCTATCAAGGCAGTCGAAGGACAATTGACCTGGGAAATAAAAGACGATATATTCTCTATTAAAATACCAGAAACTTTTCTTACCCAGAAGGCGAAGGAACGTAATATAGAAAAAAAAATACAGGATTATTTTAAAAAACAGTTTGATACATCTATAAAATGTGTAATTTTTTCTCATGCTGAAAAGGATTTTGATTTATCCATTTACGAAGATCAAAAAGCAAAAGAAAATGTTCTTTTGCTAGACAAAATGAAAAAAGAAGTTTCTCTTCAAGAAAAGAGTCAACAGAAACCTAACGAAAAAGTTTCTAGCCGACCTTCTTCTATTCTTTTAGGAAAAAACTTTTCTGGTAATGTCATCAAGTTAAGTGACTTAGGAAATGACTTGGAAGTGGTAGTAGTAGAAGGAGAAGTTTTTCATATTGAGGATAGACTATTGAATAGTGGTAAAACCTTAGTTACTTTTCATATCACTGACTATAGCAGCTCTATTACAGTTAAGGTTTTTGAAGGGAAAAATCAGTCCCCTAGCATGAAGGAAACCTTAAAGAAAGGTCAATACATTAGAGTAAAAGGTGAACTTTTCTATGATAAGTATGTAAGGGAAAATGTAATTATGGCTACAGATGTAGTATCTGTAACAAAAGAGGAGAAAAAAGACTTAGCTGAGAAAAAAAGAATCGAATTACATCTACATACCCAAATGTCTTCTATGGATGGTGTCAGTAACACAACTCAGCTAATAAAGACAGCGGCAAAATGGGGTCATCCGGCTATTGCTATAACCGACCATGGGGTAGTACAAGCTTTTCCTGAGGCAATGGAGGCATCAAGAGAGCATGGAATAAAAGTGATTTATGGTATGGAAGGTTATCTTGTAAATGATGAGGACAAATTAGTGAATATAGATGAAGAAATATATTCATTGGAAGATGAATACATTGTTTTTGACATTGAAACCACTGGATTATCTAATAAAAATGATAGAATTACTGAAATCGGGGCAGTGAAAATAAAAAATAAGCAGATTGTAGATCGATTTTCTACACTGGTTAATCCACAAGCCACCATACCTCAAAAAATTATAGAGTTAACAGGAATTACCAATGAGATGGTTCAGGAGGCGCCTAGCATTGAAGAAGTATTACCCAGTTTTCTAAACTTTGTAGGAGGCAGTTGTCTAGTTGCACATAATGCTGACTTCGATATGGGTTTTATTAGAGTAAATGCAAAAAAGCTAGGCTGTGATTTAAGTAGTCCAGTAGTAGATACGTTGAAGTTATCTAGAGTACTATTGACCCAGTTAAAGAGGCATAAATTAAATGTTGTTGCAAAAGAGTTGGGGATTCCATTGGAGAATCACCATAGAGCAGTAGAGGATGCTGAAGCTACAGCAAAGGTTTTTATTAAATTTATAGAAATGATGCAGGATAAAAGTATAGCTACTTTACAGGAGATTAATCAACATTTAGGTAAAAAAGTAGATATATCAAAATTAAACACCTATCACATTATGGTATTGGCACAGAATCAAGTGGGGTTAAAAAATCTATATCATCTTGTTAGTGAGTCCCACTTACATTATTTCTATAAAAAACCTAGAATACCTAAAAGTTTGCTAAATAAATATAGAGAGGGACTCATCATAGGATCTGCCTGTGAAGCAGGGGAACTCTTTCAAGCACTGTTAAATAATGCTGCTACTGAAGAAGTAGAAAAAATTGCTAAGTACTACGACTATTTAGAGGTTCAGCCCTTAGGAAACAATGGTTTTCTTATAGAAAAAGGTATCCTCAATGGACTAGAAGAGATAAAAACCATCAATCAGAAAATTGTTGCTTTGGGGGATCGATTCAGTATACCTGTTGTGGCTACTGGAGATGTGCATTTTTTGCATCAACAAGACGCCTATTATAGAAAAATACTGATGACAGGACAAGGATTTAATGACGCAGACAACCAAGCCCCTTTATATTTAAGAACTACAGAGGAGATGTTAAAGGAATTTCTTTATTTAGGAGAAGATAAAGCTAGAGAAATCGTGATAGATTATCCTAATCAGCTGAACGAGAAAATAGACCCTTTAATTCCTATTCCTGATGGAACCTTTCCTCCAGAAATCGAGGGATCAGAAGAGGAACTAAGGCGTCTATGCTACGAAAAAGCTGAAAGAATCTATGGTCATCCTCTCCCTAATATAGTGAAGGATAGACTAGATAGAGAAGTAAATTCTATTATCAACAATGGTTATGCGGTTATGTATATTATCGCTCAAAAACTGGTAACAAAATCTTTGAAGGATGGTTACTTAGTAGGTTCAAGGGGTTCAGTAGGTTCCTCTTTTGCTGCTACCATGAGTGATATTACTGAAGTAAACCCTTTACCACCCCACTATGTCTGTCCTGAATGTAAATTTTCAGAGTTTATTACAGATGGTTCCTTTGGTTCAGGTGCAGATTTGCCGGATAAAACCTGCCCTAAATGCCAGCATCAACTTATAAAAGATGGACATGATATACCCTTTGAAGTTTTCTTAGGCTTTGAAGCAGACAAGGAACCAGATATAGATTTAAACTTTGCTGGGGAATATCAAAGTGAAGCCCATAAATATACGGAGGAGCTTTTTGGAGAGGGTAAGGTTTTTAGAGCAGGAACCATAGGAACCATTGCGGATAAAACTGCCTATGGGTTTGTAAAAAAGTACCTAGAAGAAAAACAAGTTAGTTATAACCAAGCAGAAGTGAATCGTTTGACAGCTGGGTGTACTGGTGTTAAAAGAACTTCTGGGCAGCACCCTGGCGGGGTTATGATTGTTCCCAGTAACAGAGATATTCATGAATTTTCGCCTATACAATATCCTGCAAATGATTCTAACGCTGGTGTGATTACAACCCATTTTGATTATCATTCTATTAGTGGTAGGCTGCTAAAGCTAGATATTCTAGGCCACGATGTTCCTACCATTATTAAAATGTTGGAGGATATTACGAAACTAAATGCTCAAACGATACCATTAGACGACAAAATGACAATGGGGATCTTTACTTCCACCAAAGATTTAGGTATAGAGGATAAGGATTATCAATGTGAAGTAGGAACCTTGGGTATACCAGAGTTTGGAACAAAATTTGTAAGACAGATGCTGGTAGATACCCAACCTAAAACCTTTGCAGAACTTTTTAGAATCAGTGGACTGTCCCATGGAACGGATGTATGGCTAAATAATGCACAGGATCTCGTAAGAAATAATGTAGCAGAGCTAAAGGATGTTATTTCCACTAGAGATGATATTATGAATTACTTAATTTTAAAGGGACTGCCGGCTAAAGCTTCTTTTAAGATCATGGAGAATGTAAGAAAGGGCAAAGGCCTGAGGCCAGAAGATGAAGAGATGATGGAAGAAAACAATGTACCAAAATGGTATATTGACTCCTGTAATAAAATAAAGTACATGTTTCCCAAAGCTCATGCAGTGGCTTATGTTATGATGTCCTTTAGAATTGCTTACTTTAAAGTACACTTCCCAGAAGCTTTTTATGCCACCTACTTTACTATGAAGGCAGAAGACTTTGATGCTGATTTAATTGTTAAAGGAAAAGAAGCAGTAAAAAATAAGATTATAGAATTAGAGAACATGGGCAATACTATGACAGCGAAGGAAAAAAATCTGCTGACGGTCTTAGAGGTGGTACTTGAAATGTACTGTAGAGGCATAGGACTGCTGCCGGTAGACTTATATAAGTCTGATGCAGATCGCTTCATGATTACAGGTGAAAAGCTGCTTCCTCCACTGAAGTCTCTACAGGGAGTTGGACAAAATGCAGCTAGGAGTATTATGGCGGCTAGAGAAAATGGAGAATTTTTATCTTTGGAGGACTTAAGAGATCGAACTAAAGTAACAAAAACTGTTATAGAAGCTTTGATCCAGCACGGATGTATCCAAGATTTACCTAGAACAAACCAACTTTCGCTCTTCTAA
- a CDS encoding glycosyltransferase family 2 protein codes for MKVSAIVPAYNEEMRIKNVLEPLSKSSMITNVIVIDDGSRDHTALIATEYNNTTVIQLPENRGKAEAIKRGLEGCDGEIILFLDADLVGLTEEHIEDLILPLLQENIEMTVGIFESGRTITNLAQKIAPNLSGQRAFKRHLARDILNLNMSGYSLEVALSKYIKENCITTKQVMLKDISHVMKEEKLGLTKGMVWRLKMYKDILKYWLN; via the coding sequence ATGAAGGTGTCTGCTATTGTTCCTGCCTATAATGAAGAAATGAGGATAAAAAATGTATTAGAACCTTTAAGTAAATCCTCAATGATTACAAATGTTATTGTGATAGATGATGGATCAAGGGATCATACTGCTTTAATTGCTACTGAATACAATAATACAACTGTAATACAATTACCTGAAAATAGAGGAAAGGCTGAAGCAATAAAGCGGGGACTTGAAGGTTGCGATGGTGAGATCATACTCTTCTTAGATGCTGACTTAGTAGGCTTAACTGAGGAGCATATAGAAGATTTGATCCTGCCACTGCTTCAAGAAAATATAGAGATGACGGTAGGTATATTTGAGTCCGGGAGGACCATCACCAATCTAGCACAAAAGATTGCTCCCAATCTATCGGGGCAGAGGGCTTTTAAGCGACATTTAGCAAGAGATATTCTTAATTTAAATATGAGTGGCTATAGTCTTGAAGTAGCCCTTTCTAAGTATATTAAAGAAAACTGTATTACAACAAAACAGGTGATGTTAAAGGATATAAGTCATGTAATGAAAGAGGAAAAGCTAGGCCTCACCAAGGGAATGGTTTGGAGGCTAAAGATGTATAAGGATATATTGAAATACTGGTTAAATTAG
- the ispG gene encoding flavodoxin-dependent (E)-4-hydroxy-3-methylbut-2-enyl-diphosphate synthase: MRRSTKEITCGNIFIGANHPISLQSMTTTDTRDITSTVKQIHRLEEAGCDIVRVAVPNMQAAEALKDIKVQTSIPIVADIHFDYRLALESLKQGIDGLRLNPGNIGDKSRVKEVVKLAKERNVKIRIGVNAGSLEKNLLQKYGHPTAEAMVESALAHIAILEEMNFYNIVISLKASDVHLTVDAYKKMAEAVDYPLHLGITEAGTIWGGTVKSSIGIGALLLMGIGDTIRVSLTGDPVEEIKVGKEILKSLGLIKNEITMISCPTCGRCQINLIDLANEIEKKISHLKKPLKVAIMGCAVNGPGEARDADIGIAGGSESGLLFKKGKIIKKVPEKEIIQTLMEEIENM, encoded by the coding sequence TTGAGAAGAAGTACAAAGGAAATTACATGTGGCAATATTTTTATTGGTGCTAATCATCCCATATCTCTTCAATCTATGACAACAACAGATACAAGGGATATTACCTCCACTGTAAAACAAATTCATAGGCTAGAAGAGGCAGGTTGTGATATTGTTAGAGTTGCTGTTCCAAATATGCAGGCAGCAGAAGCATTAAAAGACATTAAGGTGCAAACCTCTATCCCTATTGTAGCAGACATCCACTTTGATTATCGTCTGGCTTTAGAATCTTTAAAGCAGGGAATCGATGGATTGAGATTAAATCCTGGCAATATAGGAGATAAAAGTCGGGTAAAGGAAGTAGTGAAACTTGCTAAGGAGAGAAACGTTAAAATTAGAATAGGTGTAAATGCCGGGTCTTTGGAAAAAAATCTTTTACAGAAGTATGGACATCCTACAGCGGAGGCAATGGTAGAAAGTGCTTTAGCTCATATAGCTATTCTTGAAGAGATGAATTTTTATAATATCGTGATATCTTTAAAGGCCAGTGATGTACATCTAACAGTAGATGCTTATAAAAAAATGGCTGAGGCGGTGGATTACCCATTGCATTTAGGTATCACTGAAGCTGGTACAATATGGGGAGGAACCGTAAAATCATCTATTGGAATTGGAGCATTGCTGTTGATGGGGATAGGAGATACGATTCGTGTTTCACTAACAGGAGATCCGGTTGAAGAGATTAAAGTAGGTAAGGAAATATTAAAATCACTAGGACTAATAAAAAATGAAATTACCATGATATCTTGTCCTACCTGTGGCAGATGTCAAATTAATTTAATTGATCTAGCAAATGAAATAGAAAAAAAAATAAGCCATCTCAAAAAACCACTAAAGGTAGCCATCATGGGTTGTGCTGTAAATGGTCCAGGAGAAGCTAGAGATGCCGATATTGGGATTGCTGGTGGAAGTGAATCAGGACTACTATTTAAAAAGGGTAAAATTATAAAAAAAGTTCCAGAGAAAGAAATTATACAAACCCTCATGGAAGAAATAGAAAATATGTAG
- the rseP gene encoding RIP metalloprotease RseP, with translation MLKTALTAIFVFGLLVFIHELGHFSVAKMVGIKVHEFAIGMGPRLLRYKRGETDYSIRILPIGGYVKMEGEDEVSNDSRSFSKKTVGERIAVIFAGPFMNFILSILLFAIIFYNVMGTPTTRIQQVMENSPAAMAGIHENDKILSVNNVAIRDWDHLVEEINISQGETLEVELMRGNEKIQKMVKPEADESTDRFMIGIVPVTEKSVTLALRGSYEQTKMIFTEMLAFFGRLFRRQATSAEVVGPVGIISLVGQASRDGFYNVLYLAALISINLGIINLLPIPALDGSRILFLIFELFRGKPVDPDKEAFVHMVGLALLMLLMIIITYKDILTFFSS, from the coding sequence ATGTTGAAAACAGCACTAACGGCGATTTTTGTATTTGGTTTATTGGTCTTTATTCATGAGTTGGGACATTTTAGTGTTGCTAAAATGGTAGGTATTAAAGTCCACGAGTTTGCCATAGGTATGGGGCCTAGACTCTTAAGGTATAAGCGAGGAGAAACCGATTACTCTATAAGAATTTTACCTATAGGTGGGTATGTGAAGATGGAGGGAGAAGACGAGGTTTCTAATGATTCAAGGAGCTTTAGCAAAAAAACCGTGGGAGAAAGGATTGCAGTAATTTTTGCAGGCCCTTTCATGAATTTTATTCTATCGATTCTTTTATTTGCTATTATTTTCTACAATGTGATGGGGACACCTACCACTAGAATACAACAAGTCATGGAAAATTCTCCTGCAGCAATGGCAGGAATTCACGAAAACGATAAAATTCTATCCGTTAACAATGTAGCTATAAGAGACTGGGATCATTTGGTGGAGGAAATAAACATTTCCCAAGGTGAAACACTAGAGGTTGAACTAATGAGGGGTAATGAGAAAATTCAAAAGATGGTAAAACCAGAAGCAGATGAAAGCACCGATAGATTTATGATTGGCATAGTACCAGTTACGGAAAAATCTGTAACCTTAGCATTGAGAGGCAGTTATGAACAAACAAAGATGATTTTTACAGAAATGCTAGCTTTTTTTGGACGATTGTTTAGAAGGCAGGCTACATCAGCAGAAGTAGTTGGACCTGTAGGCATTATAAGCTTAGTGGGTCAAGCCAGCAGAGATGGCTTCTATAATGTTTTGTATCTAGCAGCACTAATAAGCATTAACCTGGGGATCATCAACCTACTGCCTATTCCCGCTTTGGATGGAAGCAGAATTTTATTTCTCATATTTGAACTTTTTAGAGGTAAACCAGTTGATCCAGATAAGGAAGCCTTTGTTCACATGGTGGGCTTAGCATTATTGATGTTATTGATGATAATTATTACCTATAAAGATATATTAACCTTTTTTAGTAGTTAA
- a CDS encoding 1-deoxy-D-xylulose-5-phosphate reductoisomerase, whose protein sequence is MTKKLSILGSTGSIGKQTLEIIEEHPEKFKVVGLAVMQNIDELEMQIQKFQPKLVAVFDEEKAQILASRISANIKICSGIEGLIEVATHDKADLVLNAVVGSIGLLPTLEAIRSKKTVALANKETLVAAGELVMKECLKNNVKILPVDSEHSAIFQCLNGEKITDISKIILTASGGPFREWSYEEIQSATFKEALKHPNWDMGKKISIDSATLMNKGLEVIEAKWLFHVDVDKIEVTIHPQSIIHSMVELKDFSILAQLGIPDMKLPIQYALSYPERIKGEVRRLDFKKVNQLTFTEPDVKRFPCLALAYKAIEIGGTMPCVLNAANEILVDYYLKNRIGFYDIAEYITRIMEVHQSFPYSTTEELQMLEQWVRSWIVNELR, encoded by the coding sequence ATGACAAAAAAACTTAGTATTTTAGGATCTACAGGATCTATTGGAAAACAGACATTAGAAATTATTGAAGAACATCCAGAAAAGTTTAAGGTAGTAGGATTAGCTGTGATGCAGAATATAGATGAACTTGAAATGCAGATTCAAAAATTTCAACCGAAGCTGGTTGCTGTTTTTGATGAAGAAAAAGCACAAATACTAGCCTCTAGAATTTCGGCAAATATAAAAATTTGCTCTGGGATAGAAGGATTAATTGAAGTTGCTACCCATGACAAAGCTGACTTGGTATTGAATGCAGTGGTGGGTAGTATAGGCTTACTACCGACTCTAGAGGCTATTAGAAGCAAGAAAACAGTTGCATTGGCAAATAAAGAAACACTAGTAGCGGCTGGAGAGCTGGTGATGAAGGAATGTCTTAAAAATAATGTAAAGATTCTTCCGGTAGATAGTGAACACTCTGCTATATTTCAATGTCTAAATGGGGAAAAAATCACTGATATTTCCAAGATTATACTAACGGCTTCAGGAGGACCTTTTAGAGAATGGTCTTATGAAGAAATTCAAAGTGCTACCTTTAAGGAAGCACTAAAGCATCCTAATTGGGATATGGGAAAAAAAATTTCCATTGATTCTGCAACGCTAATGAATAAAGGACTAGAGGTTATAGAAGCGAAATGGTTATTTCATGTAGATGTGGATAAAATAGAAGTAACGATACATCCACAGAGCATTATCCACTCTATGGTAGAACTAAAAGACTTCTCTATTCTTGCACAATTAGGAATACCGGATATGAAATTACCTATTCAGTATGCGCTTTCTTATCCAGAGAGAATAAAAGGAGAAGTAAGAAGGCTAGACTTTAAGAAGGTCAATCAATTAACTTTTACAGAACCAGATGTAAAAAGATTTCCTTGTCTGGCTTTAGCCTATAAGGCGATAGAAATAGGCGGTACAATGCCTTGTGTTTTGAACGCTGCTAATGAAATATTGGTGGATTATTATTTAAAAAATAGAATAGGTTTTTACGACATAGCAGAATACATAACAAGAATTATGGAGGTGCATCAATCCTTCCCTTATAGTACCACTGAAGAACTACAAATGTTAGAACAGTGGGTGAGAAGTTGGATTGTCAATGAATTAAGATAG